From one Agrobacterium fabrum str. C58 genomic stretch:
- a CDS encoding TIGR03862 family flavoprotein, translated as MAKMAKERVLSEARQVAIIGGGPAGLMAAEMLSAAGHAVTVFEAMPTVARKLLMAGKSGLNITHAEDYDSFRHRFGEAEPRLRAALDNFTPEMLRDWAERLGQETFVGTSGRVFPRVMKASPLLRAWLARLEAQGVTIQTRHRWTGFSGDRLVFATPGGEVTIKADAALLALGGASWPRLGSDAAWVPVLAQKGVEVSPFRPANCGFDVDWSDIFRERFAGEAVKSTVTISPAGAFQGEFVITKHGIEGSVIYAHSAALRDRLEQAGGAALAVDLAPGRTVERLCRDLEKLGRKESFANRMRKAAGLSAVKVGLLREIFPDIAAMPDGFVAARLKHLEIPLLRPRPIAEAISAAGGVAWSGVDENYMLESIPGIFVAGEMLDWEAPTGGYLLTACFATGKAAAKGLAGWLESSA; from the coding sequence ATGGCAAAGATGGCTAAGGAGAGGGTTTTGAGCGAGGCGAGGCAGGTCGCGATTATCGGCGGCGGGCCGGCGGGGCTGATGGCAGCCGAGATGCTCTCGGCCGCGGGCCATGCCGTGACGGTGTTCGAGGCTATGCCGACCGTGGCGCGCAAATTACTGATGGCCGGAAAATCCGGTCTCAACATCACTCATGCCGAAGATTACGACAGTTTCCGCCACCGTTTTGGCGAGGCGGAACCGAGACTGCGCGCCGCCCTTGATAATTTCACGCCTGAGATGCTGCGCGACTGGGCTGAGCGGCTGGGGCAGGAAACCTTCGTCGGCACCTCCGGCCGGGTGTTTCCGAGGGTGATGAAGGCGTCGCCGCTGTTGCGCGCCTGGCTTGCGCGACTGGAAGCGCAGGGCGTCACCATCCAGACGCGACATCGCTGGACGGGTTTTTCCGGCGACCGGCTGGTGTTTGCAACGCCTGGCGGCGAGGTCACCATCAAGGCTGATGCCGCGTTGCTGGCGCTCGGTGGCGCGAGCTGGCCACGGCTCGGCTCCGATGCCGCCTGGGTGCCGGTGCTGGCGCAGAAGGGTGTGGAAGTTTCCCCGTTCCGCCCCGCCAATTGCGGTTTCGACGTCGATTGGAGCGATATTTTCCGCGAGCGTTTTGCTGGCGAGGCCGTCAAATCCACGGTGACGATTTCTCCGGCCGGTGCATTTCAGGGCGAGTTCGTGATTACGAAACATGGCATCGAGGGCAGCGTCATCTATGCCCATTCCGCCGCACTGCGCGACCGGCTGGAACAGGCAGGCGGCGCGGCGCTCGCGGTTGATCTTGCGCCCGGACGCACGGTGGAACGGCTCTGCCGCGATCTGGAAAAGCTCGGCCGGAAGGAGAGTTTCGCAAACCGCATGCGTAAGGCCGCCGGTCTCTCCGCCGTCAAGGTCGGGCTGCTGCGGGAAATCTTCCCTGATATTGCGGCCATGCCGGATGGTTTCGTCGCAGCGAGACTGAAACACCTGGAGATACCGCTCCTGCGGCCGCGGCCGATTGCCGAGGCGATTTCGGCAGCGGGCGGCGTCGCGTGGAGCGGTGTTGACGAGAACTACATGCTGGAAAGCATCCCCGGCATATTCGTTGCCGGGGAAATGCTGGACTGGGAGGCACCAACCGGCGGTTATCTCCTGACCGCCTGTTTCGCCACCGGCAAGGCGGCGGCGAAGGGTTTGGCCGGGTGGCTTGAAAGTTCAGCCTGA
- a CDS encoding 2-hydroxyacid dehydrogenase, whose product MPSPIAFVSRMNAETEAVWKQALRAAMPEEDILSFSELSAEQKSRVDFAIVANPDPADIAALPSLTWIHSLWAGVERLVLELGEKAPPIVRLKDPELSRVMAEAVLAWTYYLQRDMPAYRKNQEKALWQELDYRHPGEMTIGLLGLGALGRAAAERLTHAGFNVSGWSRSEKAIAGVETLTGDDGLQTLLEKSDILVCLVPLTDATRGLLDAGRLAVMKQGAALINFARGAVIVADDLLSALDSGRISHAVLDVFEQEPLPTASSFWRHPKVTVLPHISAPTSRESSARIVAGNVRIWRETGRLPDTVDMIRGY is encoded by the coding sequence ATGCCATCACCCATCGCCTTTGTTTCGCGGATGAATGCGGAAACGGAAGCCGTCTGGAAACAGGCGCTGCGCGCCGCCATGCCGGAAGAAGACATCCTTTCCTTTTCCGAATTGAGCGCGGAACAGAAAAGCCGGGTGGATTTCGCCATCGTCGCCAATCCCGATCCCGCCGATATTGCCGCACTTCCTAGCCTCACATGGATCCACAGCCTGTGGGCAGGTGTTGAGCGATTGGTGCTGGAACTGGGTGAAAAAGCCCCGCCCATCGTTCGATTAAAGGACCCCGAGCTTTCCCGTGTGATGGCGGAAGCCGTGCTCGCATGGACCTACTATCTGCAGCGCGACATGCCGGCCTATCGCAAGAACCAAGAAAAGGCGCTCTGGCAGGAGCTGGACTATCGTCACCCCGGCGAGATGACCATCGGCCTGCTCGGCCTTGGGGCGCTCGGAAGGGCGGCAGCGGAGCGCCTCACCCATGCCGGTTTCAACGTCAGTGGCTGGAGCCGTTCGGAGAAGGCAATTGCGGGTGTGGAAACACTGACCGGCGATGACGGGCTGCAAACATTGCTCGAAAAAAGCGACATTCTCGTCTGCCTCGTGCCGCTCACCGATGCGACGCGCGGGCTTCTCGACGCCGGACGTCTCGCCGTGATGAAACAGGGGGCCGCACTCATCAATTTCGCCCGTGGCGCCGTCATTGTCGCCGATGACCTGCTCTCTGCTCTCGATTCCGGCCGGATTTCCCACGCCGTTCTCGATGTCTTCGAACAGGAGCCGCTGCCGACGGCTTCGTCGTTCTGGCGGCACCCGAAAGTCACCGTCCTGCCGCATATTTCCGCGCCGACAAGCCGGGAGAGTTCGGCCCGCATCGTGGCGGGGAACGTCCGCATCTGGCGGGAGACCGGCAGGCTACCGGACACGGTCGACATGATCCGCGGTTACTGA
- a CDS encoding hybrid sensor histidine kinase/response regulator gives MTNLRAAPVWPIGGGETGELVRRFDWSKTSLGPICDWPQNLRQKANSVVNSPIPQVLMWGSDHVMIYNDGYAEIAGNYHPRALGGTVPGIWPEIWDWNSRILEAGFRGEVMAYRDQPMTLMRHGVPEEVIFDLFYTPIYNEGGTVDGVLCTVLENTDKVRALEALEQSRMELSRLTNALPILVGYVDRDYVYRFANDGYLEWFGRRAEEVIGRSVPDIVGAAFFEARRTYLDRALAGEKIVSDTVIRRPDGSLRAAEISYVPRYISDGSIDGIYVLIIDIEERKRSEQEILISNNRFRAAVEAVHGVLWTNSADGRMRGEQPAWTAMTGQTPEEYQDFGWADAVHPEDRQGSVDSWNRAVAEKSTYLWEHRVRRHDGVYRTFSIRGVPIFDKDGAIAEWVGVHTDITEQRQSEDTLKEHASNLEREIRHRIRAEEQLRQLNEGLEARVEMEMAERRQTEKALQQAQKMESIGQLTGGVAHDFNNLLQVIAGNLQLLSKDVIGNERAERRLENALAGVHRGAKLASQLLAFGRRQALEPRVINIARFVTGMDDLLRRSLGEGIEVEVITSGGLWNTYADPNQVENALLNLAINARDAMEGHGKLTIEVGNAVLDRDYARKHSEVSAGQYVMLAVTDTGSGMSPEILEKVFEPFFSTKPEGKGTGLGLSMVYGFAKQSSGHVNIYSEVGQGTTVKMYLPRSAADEDREVVMPTGPVEGGTETILVVEDDEEVRNTVVETLGDLGYRVLTARDAQAGLTVVESGIPIDVIFTDVVMPGSLKSREMARRAQERLPNLAVLFTSGYTENSIVHGGKLDAGVELLSKPYTREALARRLRHVIANRKQVSLSRAQPAATNGYSKLSQTASAVDSENRSIRVLLVEDDELIRMNSTEMLSDSGFAVVEAGNAAQALEVIEADPIDVLVTDLGLPDMKGGELAAEALRRKPGLAIVFATGDSHLPEGAPESAVLLTKPYDEQQIVAAVERAHTAKATGAE, from the coding sequence ATGACCAATCTTCGTGCTGCCCCGGTATGGCCGATCGGTGGCGGTGAAACGGGTGAGCTTGTGCGCCGCTTCGACTGGTCGAAGACATCGCTCGGTCCTATTTGCGACTGGCCGCAAAATCTGAGGCAGAAGGCCAATTCCGTCGTCAACTCTCCTATTCCGCAAGTGCTGATGTGGGGGAGCGACCATGTGATGATCTACAATGACGGTTATGCCGAGATCGCCGGCAATTATCACCCGCGGGCACTTGGCGGAACGGTGCCCGGCATCTGGCCGGAAATATGGGACTGGAACAGCCGCATCCTGGAAGCCGGTTTCCGCGGCGAGGTGATGGCCTATCGCGACCAGCCAATGACGCTCATGCGACATGGCGTGCCGGAAGAGGTGATCTTCGATCTGTTCTACACGCCGATCTATAACGAGGGCGGCACGGTGGACGGCGTTTTATGCACCGTGCTTGAAAATACCGATAAGGTGAGGGCGCTGGAGGCGCTTGAGCAGAGCCGCATGGAGCTTAGCCGGCTGACGAATGCCCTGCCTATTCTGGTCGGATATGTCGATCGTGACTACGTCTATAGATTCGCCAATGACGGCTATCTGGAATGGTTCGGACGACGTGCCGAGGAGGTGATCGGCCGCAGCGTGCCCGACATCGTCGGCGCGGCGTTTTTCGAAGCCCGCAGGACCTATCTCGACCGGGCGCTTGCCGGTGAGAAGATCGTTTCCGACACGGTGATCCGCAGGCCGGACGGCAGCCTGCGCGCCGCCGAAATCAGCTATGTGCCGCGCTATATTTCGGATGGCTCCATCGATGGCATCTATGTGCTGATCATCGACATCGAGGAACGCAAGCGCTCGGAGCAGGAAATCCTCATCAGCAACAACCGTTTCCGCGCAGCGGTGGAGGCGGTGCATGGCGTGTTGTGGACCAACAGCGCCGATGGCAGGATGCGGGGCGAGCAGCCCGCCTGGACCGCCATGACCGGACAAACCCCTGAAGAATATCAGGATTTTGGCTGGGCGGACGCGGTTCACCCGGAAGACAGGCAGGGGTCTGTTGATAGCTGGAACAGGGCGGTCGCGGAAAAGTCGACCTACCTCTGGGAACATCGGGTGCGCCGCCATGACGGCGTCTACCGCACTTTTTCGATCCGCGGCGTGCCGATTTTCGACAAGGACGGCGCCATTGCCGAATGGGTCGGGGTTCACACGGATATTACCGAGCAACGGCAATCGGAAGACACCCTCAAGGAACATGCCAGTAATCTCGAGCGCGAGATTCGTCACCGCATCCGGGCGGAAGAGCAGCTTCGGCAATTGAACGAAGGCCTGGAAGCGCGTGTCGAGATGGAAATGGCGGAGCGCCGCCAGACCGAAAAGGCGTTGCAGCAGGCGCAGAAGATGGAATCCATCGGCCAGCTGACGGGCGGCGTGGCGCATGATTTCAACAATCTTCTGCAGGTGATCGCGGGCAATCTGCAATTGCTGTCTAAGGATGTGATCGGCAATGAACGCGCCGAAAGGCGGCTGGAAAATGCGCTTGCCGGTGTCCATCGTGGTGCAAAGCTCGCCAGCCAGCTGCTGGCCTTCGGCCGCCGACAGGCGCTGGAGCCGCGCGTCATTAATATCGCCCGTTTCGTGACCGGCATGGATGATCTTTTGCGCCGTTCGCTCGGCGAGGGGATAGAGGTGGAGGTCATTACGTCAGGTGGTCTCTGGAACACCTATGCCGATCCCAACCAGGTGGAGAATGCGTTGCTCAATCTCGCCATCAATGCGCGCGACGCCATGGAGGGGCACGGCAAGCTGACCATCGAAGTTGGCAATGCGGTTCTCGATCGTGATTATGCCCGCAAGCATTCCGAGGTTTCGGCGGGGCAATATGTGATGCTCGCTGTCACCGATACGGGATCGGGCATGTCGCCTGAGATCCTCGAAAAGGTCTTCGAGCCGTTCTTTTCGACAAAACCGGAGGGCAAGGGCACCGGTCTCGGTCTTTCGATGGTCTATGGTTTCGCGAAACAATCGAGCGGCCACGTCAACATCTATAGCGAGGTGGGGCAGGGCACGACGGTGAAGATGTATCTGCCGCGCTCCGCTGCCGATGAGGACAGGGAAGTGGTGATGCCGACCGGTCCCGTCGAGGGCGGAACGGAAACCATTCTGGTGGTGGAGGATGACGAGGAAGTGCGCAACACCGTCGTTGAGACGCTTGGTGACCTCGGTTACCGGGTGCTGACCGCCCGTGATGCGCAGGCCGGCCTGACGGTGGTGGAAAGCGGCATTCCGATCGATGTCATCTTCACCGACGTGGTGATGCCCGGGTCTTTGAAGAGCCGGGAAATGGCGCGCCGCGCGCAGGAGCGGCTGCCCAACCTCGCCGTTCTCTTCACGTCCGGTTACACGGAAAACTCCATCGTGCACGGCGGCAAGCTGGATGCCGGGGTGGAACTGCTTTCCAAGCCCTATACACGCGAAGCACTGGCACGGCGCCTTCGCCATGTGATCGCCAATCGCAAGCAGGTATCGCTGTCGAGAGCACAACCGGCGGCCACGAACGGTTATTCCAAACTTTCCCAAACCGCGAGCGCGGTCGACAGCGAAAACAGGTCTATCCGCGTGCTGCTGGTCGAGGACGATGAGTTGATCCGGATGAATTCGACGGAAATGCTTTCGGATAGCGGTTTTGCCGTCGTCGAGGCGGGAAATGCCGCGCAGGCGCTGGAGGTGATCGAGGCGGACCCGATAGACGTTCTCGTTACCGATCTCGGCCTGCCCGACATGAAGGGCGGCGAGCTGGCGGCGGAGGCCCTGCGCCGCAAGCCGGGGCTTGCCATCGTGTTTGCGACGGGTGACAGCCATCTGCCGGAAGGGGCGCCCGAAAGCGCGGTGCTGCTGACCAAGCCCTATGACGAGCAGCAGATCGTCGCGGCCGTCGAACGGGCTCATACGGCAAAGGCGACGGGGGCGGAATAG
- a CDS encoding ABC transporter permease → MEWLFKFPTMNDDALRALKKVIDEGFRGFTRTYGGAIEGLFTPLQSFLIWAERLLIGAPWPVVILIVGALAWFASRSATIVSLCCGILFAIGWFGMWEDTMKTVSMIFVCAVMSIVIGLPIGIAMARSNRLQNVVNPVLDVMQTMPSFVYLIPVVMLLGIGRVPGVIAVIIYAIPPMIRLTNLGIRMVDHDVLEAADAFGSSKRQKLFKVQLPLALPTIMAGINQTIMMALAMVVIASMIGVQGLGQPVLKAIANQYFTLGVFNGLAIVGIAIIFDRISQAYGLRLQKHREVAHG, encoded by the coding sequence ATGGAATGGCTTTTCAAATTTCCGACCATGAATGACGATGCTCTGCGTGCGCTGAAAAAAGTCATCGACGAGGGATTCCGGGGCTTCACCCGAACCTATGGCGGCGCGATTGAGGGGCTGTTCACCCCCCTGCAGAGCTTTCTCATCTGGGCGGAAAGGCTTTTGATCGGCGCACCCTGGCCGGTCGTTATTCTTATTGTCGGCGCGCTCGCCTGGTTTGCCAGCCGCAGCGCTACCATCGTTTCACTGTGTTGCGGCATTCTCTTCGCCATCGGCTGGTTCGGCATGTGGGAAGACACGATGAAGACGGTCTCGATGATCTTCGTCTGCGCGGTCATGTCCATCGTCATCGGATTGCCGATCGGCATCGCCATGGCGCGATCGAACCGCCTGCAGAACGTGGTTAATCCCGTCCTCGACGTGATGCAGACGATGCCGAGCTTCGTTTATCTCATTCCCGTCGTCATGCTTTTGGGCATCGGCCGCGTGCCTGGCGTCATCGCCGTCATCATCTACGCCATTCCGCCCATGATCCGGCTGACCAATCTCGGTATCCGCATGGTCGACCACGACGTGCTGGAGGCGGCCGACGCTTTCGGATCCTCGAAGCGCCAGAAACTGTTCAAGGTGCAGCTGCCGCTCGCACTCCCCACCATCATGGCCGGTATCAACCAGACCATCATGATGGCGCTCGCCATGGTCGTCATCGCCTCCATGATCGGCGTGCAGGGTCTTGGCCAGCCGGTGCTGAAGGCCATCGCCAACCAGTATTTCACGCTGGGCGTGTTCAACGGGCTTGCCATCGTCGGCATCGCCATCATCTTCGACCGCATCAGCCAGGCCTATGGCCTTCGTCTGCAAAAACACCGGGAAGTGGCGCATGGCTAG
- a CDS encoding quaternary amine ABC transporter ATP-binding protein gives MASQSIEIRSLYKIFGSKAANHVEAVKAGMSKAELNTTHGHVLGLRDINITMPGGQITVIMGLSGSGKSTLIRHVNRLIDPTAGEILYGGTDVCRLNEADLLEFRRHKTAMVFQKFGLLPHRNVLQNVVYGLEVQGIDKREREERAEVWIRRVGLEGFSNHYPNQLSGGMQQRVGLARALTNNAEILLMDEAYSALDPLIRVDMQTVLLELQKELKKTVVFITHDLDEALRLGDKIAILRDGEIIQQGTAAEIVMSPADSYIEAFVEEVNRGRVIRLGAIVQPEFSGQSRLQLDADMTVEEGLRALVRENVSSATVAGENGKVLGTVTTDAIMHCLVRTARGEEGGMAERLSG, from the coding sequence ATGGCTAGTCAATCGATCGAAATTCGCAGCCTCTACAAGATTTTCGGCTCCAAGGCGGCAAATCATGTCGAAGCCGTGAAGGCCGGCATGTCCAAGGCTGAGCTCAACACCACGCATGGCCATGTGCTTGGCCTGCGTGACATCAACATCACCATGCCGGGCGGGCAGATCACCGTGATCATGGGCCTTTCCGGCTCGGGCAAATCGACGCTGATCCGCCACGTCAATCGGCTGATCGACCCGACCGCCGGCGAAATCCTCTATGGCGGCACCGATGTCTGTCGCCTCAACGAAGCGGATCTTCTGGAATTCCGCCGCCACAAGACGGCGATGGTATTCCAGAAATTCGGCCTGCTGCCGCATCGAAACGTGCTGCAGAATGTCGTCTACGGCCTTGAAGTGCAGGGTATCGACAAACGCGAACGCGAGGAGCGGGCCGAAGTCTGGATCAGGCGCGTGGGGCTCGAGGGTTTTTCCAACCATTATCCCAACCAGCTTTCCGGCGGCATGCAGCAGCGTGTCGGCCTCGCCCGCGCGCTCACCAACAATGCCGAAATCCTGTTGATGGACGAGGCCTATTCCGCACTCGATCCACTGATCCGTGTCGACATGCAGACGGTGCTGCTGGAATTGCAGAAGGAGTTGAAGAAGACCGTGGTCTTCATCACCCACGATCTCGACGAGGCGCTGCGGCTTGGCGACAAGATCGCCATCCTGCGTGACGGCGAGATCATCCAGCAGGGCACGGCCGCCGAGATCGTGATGTCACCAGCCGACAGCTATATCGAGGCCTTCGTGGAAGAGGTCAATCGCGGCAGGGTCATTCGCCTCGGCGCCATCGTGCAGCCGGAATTTTCCGGCCAGTCCCGCCTTCAGCTCGACGCGGATATGACGGTCGAGGAAGGCCTGCGGGCGCTCGTGCGGGAAAATGTCAGCAGCGCCACGGTCGCAGGAGAAAATGGCAAGGTGCTCGGCACTGTCACCACCGACGCCATCATGCACTGCCTCGTCAGGACCGCGCGTGGCGAGGAAGGCGGCATGGCGGAACGGCTGTCAGGCTGA
- a CDS encoding IMPACT family protein yields the protein MFTLDRPVTFSQDIKKSRFIAFAAPVTGEEDAKNFLAVHSDPDANHNCWAWRTGQTYRFSDDGEPSGTAGKPILQAIDGQALDNVAVLVIRWFGGILLGSGGLMRAYGGTAAACLRLGETSPVIAYVSATLSCPFSDLALVKSRLSATPNLRLEREEFTGTGADMLLSVPAEEAERLTRLLSDLTSGRVNLHIPD from the coding sequence ATGTTCACGCTCGACCGCCCCGTTACCTTTTCGCAGGATATCAAAAAAAGCCGCTTCATCGCCTTTGCCGCACCGGTAACCGGCGAGGAGGATGCGAAGAACTTTCTGGCAGTGCATTCGGACCCCGATGCCAACCATAATTGCTGGGCCTGGCGAACGGGTCAGACATATCGTTTCAGCGACGATGGCGAGCCTTCCGGCACGGCGGGAAAACCGATCCTTCAGGCGATAGACGGTCAGGCGCTGGATAATGTCGCGGTTCTCGTCATCCGCTGGTTCGGCGGCATCCTGCTCGGCAGCGGCGGGCTGATGCGCGCCTATGGCGGCACGGCGGCGGCCTGCCTCCGGCTCGGCGAGACTTCACCCGTCATCGCCTATGTCAGCGCGACCTTGAGCTGCCCCTTTTCCGATCTGGCGCTGGTGAAATCGCGGCTCTCTGCCACGCCGAACCTGCGGCTGGAGAGGGAGGAATTCACCGGCACCGGCGCGGATATGCTGCTCTCCGTTCCGGCCGAAGAAGCCGAACGGCTGACCCGGCTTCTGAGCGACCTGACCAGCGGGCGCGTCAATCTGCATATTCCGGACTAG
- a CDS encoding ABC transporter substrate-binding protein: MKILLGATILSAGFAFSGGAAYAADCGNVTIASMNWQSAEVAANLDKFILEKGYGCSAEIVTGDTVPTLTSMAEKGQPDIAPEAWVSLQPEIVKHGLEGGKVVAAAKILSDGAVQGWWIPKYLADANPDLKTIPDLFKHPELFPAPEDKSKGAVFNGPQGWGGTVVTAQLFKAFGGEKAGFTLVDTGSAAGLDGSIAKAYEAKQPWVGYYWAPTSLLGKYEMVKLGFGTEYDAAEWKRCTSVADCPDPKPNAWQVDDVQTLVSKSFADRAGPAMDYLNKRAWTNATVNKLIAWMTDNQATGEDGAKQFLKENEALWKGWVSPEVAEKVKAAL, from the coding sequence ATGAAAATACTTTTGGGTGCCACAATTCTTTCTGCCGGCTTCGCCTTTTCAGGCGGCGCGGCCTATGCCGCCGACTGCGGAAACGTGACGATCGCCAGCATGAACTGGCAATCCGCCGAAGTCGCCGCCAATCTCGATAAGTTCATTCTTGAAAAAGGCTATGGTTGCTCCGCCGAAATCGTGACTGGCGACACCGTGCCGACATTGACCTCCATGGCCGAAAAAGGCCAGCCGGATATCGCCCCCGAGGCCTGGGTCAGCCTGCAGCCGGAAATCGTCAAGCACGGACTGGAAGGCGGCAAGGTCGTCGCGGCCGCCAAGATCCTGTCGGACGGTGCCGTCCAGGGCTGGTGGATTCCGAAATATCTCGCCGATGCCAATCCCGATCTCAAGACCATTCCTGACCTTTTCAAACACCCCGAACTGTTCCCCGCGCCGGAAGACAAGTCCAAGGGCGCCGTGTTCAACGGCCCGCAGGGCTGGGGCGGCACTGTTGTCACCGCACAGCTCTTCAAGGCTTTCGGCGGTGAAAAGGCGGGCTTCACCCTCGTCGATACCGGCTCGGCCGCAGGCCTCGACGGTTCCATCGCCAAGGCTTACGAAGCCAAGCAGCCATGGGTCGGTTATTATTGGGCCCCCACGTCGTTGCTCGGCAAATATGAGATGGTGAAGCTCGGTTTCGGCACGGAATATGATGCGGCCGAATGGAAGCGCTGCACCTCGGTTGCCGATTGTCCGGACCCGAAGCCAAACGCATGGCAAGTGGATGACGTGCAGACGCTCGTCAGCAAGAGCTTTGCCGACCGTGCCGGCCCGGCCATGGACTATCTCAACAAGCGCGCCTGGACCAACGCCACTGTCAACAAGTTGATCGCCTGGATGACCGACAACCAGGCAACCGGTGAAGACGGCGCCAAGCAATTCCTGAAGGAAAACGAAGCCCTCTGGAAGGGCTGGGTCTCTCCTGAAGTCGCGGAAAAGGTCAAGGCCGCCCTTTAA